A genome region from Triticum aestivum cultivar Chinese Spring chromosome 2B, IWGSC CS RefSeq v2.1, whole genome shotgun sequence includes the following:
- the LOC123042180 gene encoding BTB/POZ and MATH domain-containing protein 1-like — protein MAENPAAAAVNHGEGLRLPETSSICVTESAAHNFEVTNYALLQGLGVGKYITSSTFRVGGYDWNIMFYPDGSRKDFAGNASAFLCCLSKGKDEVRTKFTLTLLDGQGNAQEINKDYVAAHIFSLEAPNMGFPKFAEKSKLKSSSHLLTIRCVLTVIKEPPTECRKNLIVVPPSKLPGNIERTLKDGKGADVTLLVGGREFSAHRFMLAAQSPVFDAQLFGPMMDEDTRCIEVVDMDPPIFEMLLHYIYMDSLPPCDEKGCDAASMQHLLVAADRYGLDRLKVMCEEELSKSINVHTVTSTLAVADQHFCEGLKNACEEFLSAPGIGAIVSLRNGFKRMMAKLESRGKEEASGTLTK, from the coding sequence ATGGCAGAGAACCCGGCTGCTGCTGCAGTTAATCACGGCGAAGGCCTCCGGCTACCGGAGACGTCGTCGATATGCGTCACGGAGAGCGCCGCACACAACTTCGAGGTGACCAATTATGCGCTGCTCCAGGGCCTGGGCGTCGGGAAGTACATCACCTCAAGCACATTCAGGGTCGGCGGCTACGATTGGAATATCATGTTCTACCCGGACGGAAGCAGGAAGGACTTTGCCGGCAACGCGTCAGCCTTTTTGTGTTGTCTCAGTAAGGGGAAGGACGAGGTGAGGACAAAATTCACCTTAACCCTGCTGGACGGTCAAGGCAATGCACAGGAAATCAACAAGGATTACGTAGCAGCGCACATCTTTTCTCTGGAAGCTCCGAACATGGGCTTCCCGAAATTCGCAGAGAAATCCAAGCTGAAATCCTCATCTCACCTCCTGACTATACGGTGCGTTCTCACCGTGATCAAGGAACCGCCCACGGAGTGCcgaaaaaatctcatcgtagttcCACCGTCAAAGCTGCCCGGCAACATCGAGCGCACCCTCAAGGACGGGAAGGGCGCAGACGTCACGCTGCTCGTGGGCGGCAGGGAGTTCAGTGCGCACAGGTTCATGCTAGCCGCACAGTCGCCGGTTTTCGACGCACAGCTCTTTGGCCCGATGATGGACGAGGACACGCGGTGCATAGAGGTTGTCGACATGGACCCGCCCATCTTTGAGATGCTTCTTCACTACATCTACATGGATTCGCTGCCCCCGTGTGACGAGAAAGGTTGCGATGCTGCTTCCATGCAGCACTTGCTAGTCGCGGCAGATCGGTACGGGCTGGATAGGCTCAAGGTGATGTGTGAAGAGGAGCTGTCGAAAAGCATCAACGTCCACACCGTCACGAGTACATTGGCGGTTGCGGATCAGCACTTCTGCGAGGGGCTCAAGAATGCTTGTGAGGAGTTTCTTTCAGCGCCGGGAATAGGGGCCATTGTGTCTTTAAGAAACGGGTTCAAACGCATGATGGCAAAGCTAGAATCCAGGGGCAAGGAGGAGGCATCTGGCACGCTGACCAAGTAA